A window from Leifsonia shinshuensis encodes these proteins:
- a CDS encoding ABC transporter ATP-binding protein codes for MTIAETRADGTSDRTDVPLLMAEGVSRTFDTAAGRVTALAEASLTVRPGELVVVKGPSGSGKTTLLNVLSGLDRASGGRVVLDGVDLSTASEAQLVELRRGSTGFVFQSFGLVPVLSAAENVELPLRLLGVAPAERDARVDALLDSVGLSGHARQRPTELSGGQQQRVGIARALAGEPRILFADEPTGQLDSMTGRAIMDLLVDLVHGQGIAAVVTTHDPLLMARADRVLELHDGRLGAGASRPRGRHAAPSAEG; via the coding sequence GTGACGATCGCGGAGACCCGCGCGGACGGGACGTCCGACCGGACGGACGTCCCGCTGCTCATGGCGGAGGGCGTATCCCGTACCTTCGACACCGCGGCGGGCCGGGTGACCGCGCTCGCGGAAGCGAGCCTGACCGTCCGTCCGGGCGAGCTCGTCGTGGTGAAGGGTCCGTCGGGGTCGGGCAAGACGACTCTCCTGAACGTGCTCAGCGGTCTGGACCGCGCGAGCGGCGGGCGAGTGGTCCTCGACGGCGTCGACCTCTCCACCGCGTCCGAGGCTCAGCTGGTCGAGCTGCGGCGAGGCAGCACCGGTTTCGTCTTCCAGTCGTTCGGGCTGGTGCCCGTGCTCTCGGCGGCCGAGAACGTCGAGCTGCCCCTCCGCCTGCTCGGCGTCGCCCCGGCCGAGCGGGATGCCCGGGTGGATGCGCTGCTCGACAGCGTCGGACTGTCCGGCCATGCGCGGCAGCGGCCGACCGAGCTCTCCGGCGGCCAGCAGCAGCGCGTCGGAATCGCGCGCGCGTTGGCGGGGGAGCCGCGCATCCTGTTCGCCGACGAGCCGACCGGTCAGCTGGACAGCATGACCGGGCGCGCGATCATGGACCTGCTGGTCGACCTCGTGCACGGCCAGGGGATCGCCGCCGTGGTGACGACGCACGATCCGCTGCTGATGGCGCGCGCCGACCGGGTGCTGGAACTGCATGACGGACGCCTGGGCGCCGGCGCGTCACGCCCGCGCGGACGGCACGCGGCGCCCTCGGCAGAGGGCTAG
- a CDS encoding ABC transporter ATP-binding protein, giving the protein MTTVTAPADAAIDCTDLVRIFTADGIEVQALQGLTLRVESGGLVAIVGASGSGKSTLLGILSGLDKPTAGTVTVAGRDLLALRSRERVDYRRRTVGFVWQQTSRNLLGYLTARENLALAMSVAGTGDRDRRATELLELLEVGHCADRRPTEMSGGEQQRVAIAVALANEPRVLLADEPTGELDEATSAEVLEAMRGVNRELGVTTLIVTHDPTVSEHVARTVQIRDGRTATEVLRRTGVNEEGHEHTVAEEFAVLDRVGRLQLPQEYLSTLGMRDRVRLALEQDHVGVWPHVADEEERP; this is encoded by the coding sequence ATGACCACCGTGACCGCCCCCGCCGACGCAGCCATCGACTGCACCGACCTGGTTCGCATCTTCACGGCCGACGGCATCGAGGTGCAGGCGCTGCAGGGGCTCACCCTGCGTGTCGAGAGCGGCGGTCTGGTCGCCATCGTCGGGGCGTCCGGCTCCGGTAAGTCGACGCTGCTCGGCATCCTCTCCGGCCTCGACAAGCCGACGGCCGGCACGGTCACCGTGGCCGGGCGCGACCTCCTGGCGCTGCGCAGTCGCGAGCGCGTCGACTACCGGCGCCGCACGGTCGGTTTCGTCTGGCAGCAGACCTCCCGCAACCTCCTCGGCTATCTGACCGCGCGTGAGAACCTGGCCCTCGCGATGTCCGTCGCCGGCACCGGCGACCGCGACCGGCGCGCGACCGAGCTTCTGGAGCTGCTCGAGGTCGGGCACTGCGCCGACCGTCGCCCCACGGAGATGTCGGGAGGCGAGCAGCAGCGTGTGGCGATCGCGGTCGCTCTGGCCAACGAGCCGCGCGTGCTGCTCGCCGACGAGCCGACGGGCGAGCTGGATGAGGCGACCAGCGCCGAGGTGCTGGAGGCGATGCGCGGGGTGAACCGCGAGCTCGGCGTCACCACGCTCATCGTCACGCACGACCCCACCGTCTCGGAGCACGTGGCGCGCACCGTCCAGATCCGCGACGGCCGCACGGCGACCGAGGTGCTCCGGCGCACGGGCGTCAACGAGGAGGGCCACGAGCACACGGTCGCCGAGGAGTTCGCAGTGCTCGACCGGGTGGGGCGGCTGCAGCTCCCGCAGGAGTACCTCAGCACCCTCGGGATGCGCGACCGCGTCCGCCTGGCGCTGGAGCAGGACCACGTGGGCGTCTGGCCGCACGTCGCAGACGAGGAGGAGCGCCCGTGA
- a CDS encoding ABC transporter permease produces the protein MSARSLSDLRLFLRSLRAFGGGLALLGVVTLVTATALAAWPRVSSEILGGELRHELQQAGAGGRDLTTAIRTGVVSNGPAVDPARLWDALPGIAEKVRDRMAPTLRAATAPGDSAARSDELPTSAPVGAESNSRYTVTVEAYRDLRKTAHLVEGSWPMSAGGTTGAPIPVVLTVDAARLLDWHVGEVRRSSAGPGQDLSFRLSGTVAPDDPKADFWDLDVSRSRGHFVDGGDSGKEFGGVAWVDPGTWSVLAPRLGATFASVWFPVEPQRFTAEALPAVRSALGGFLATPLSVTAGDATVPLAIATAVQGPLDEFVARAQPAQTLFAILISGPLVVALTVLAQGARLVLDRRRPALALMSARGASPVRLRTELGVQGLLVAVPAAALGLLAAVALTPGGVPFALPVALAVFCAVLPSIALVVAAGPLSPMAGERGRGRWTWVAETVVIGLAALSVVLLTRRGLASPAAGLEVDPLTAATPVLVALAACVVVVRLTRYPIGWIAAGFRRGRGPVAFLGASTARRSRSGLLWPVFTLVAGVSIALFSVSMLATATAGVGEGARIRVGADLSLTAASTLSQRQLDAVGDLPGVQRTATVEWAGGLRLTAGGVSSDVSGYLVDPRKLDAVQADLPPEARLSTALTGGIRGRTAAALGGWSSQIPITSALVVTGGTNVHLGVKELDFVPGVYVRDAEWVYLDATALPASSDISGRPQTVLVKLAPGADAARVHAELSRIGGRGAVVGDAIAERDALRSSPLVAGTELVAALSIALTVLLCVAALLLTLVINTSARVRLVATLRTIGYSSRQTAGVLAWELGPVLVVGILAGAVVGLVLPALVLEPLDLRGFTGSPVQPPVVQDPQLVAAVLAGFVVVATLATFVALATARRHTAAAVLRNGGGE, from the coding sequence GTGAGCGCGCGTTCCCTCTCGGACCTCCGGCTGTTCCTGCGCTCGCTCCGGGCCTTCGGCGGCGGCCTCGCCCTGCTCGGCGTCGTCACTCTGGTGACCGCGACCGCCCTGGCCGCCTGGCCGCGCGTGAGCAGCGAGATCCTCGGTGGGGAACTCCGTCACGAGCTCCAGCAGGCGGGAGCAGGCGGCCGCGACCTCACCACGGCGATCCGCACCGGGGTGGTGTCGAACGGGCCTGCCGTCGACCCGGCCCGGCTGTGGGACGCGCTGCCGGGGATCGCAGAGAAGGTGCGTGACCGGATGGCACCGACTCTTCGCGCCGCGACGGCACCGGGCGACAGCGCGGCGCGGAGCGACGAGCTCCCGACCTCGGCTCCGGTGGGCGCGGAGAGCAACAGCCGCTACACGGTCACCGTCGAGGCCTACCGTGACCTGCGGAAGACCGCGCACCTCGTCGAGGGCAGCTGGCCCATGTCTGCCGGGGGAACGACGGGAGCACCCATCCCGGTGGTGCTGACGGTGGATGCCGCGCGCTTGCTCGACTGGCACGTCGGCGAGGTCCGGCGGTCCTCGGCGGGGCCCGGGCAGGACCTCTCGTTCCGTCTGAGCGGAACGGTCGCACCCGACGATCCCAAGGCCGACTTCTGGGATCTCGACGTCAGCCGGTCTCGCGGTCACTTCGTCGATGGCGGCGACTCCGGCAAGGAGTTCGGAGGGGTCGCGTGGGTCGATCCCGGAACCTGGTCGGTGCTCGCGCCGCGCCTCGGCGCGACCTTCGCGTCGGTCTGGTTCCCCGTGGAGCCGCAGCGGTTCACCGCCGAAGCGCTTCCGGCCGTGCGGAGCGCTCTGGGGGGTTTCCTGGCCACACCGCTGTCGGTGACGGCGGGCGACGCGACCGTTCCGCTCGCCATCGCCACGGCGGTGCAGGGGCCGCTCGACGAGTTCGTGGCCCGCGCACAGCCCGCGCAGACCTTGTTCGCGATCCTCATCAGCGGCCCTCTCGTGGTCGCGTTGACCGTTCTCGCGCAGGGCGCCCGCCTTGTGCTGGACCGGCGTCGGCCCGCACTCGCGCTGATGTCCGCGCGCGGCGCATCCCCGGTCCGTCTCCGCACCGAGCTCGGGGTGCAGGGGCTGCTCGTCGCCGTCCCCGCCGCGGCGCTCGGACTCCTGGCCGCCGTGGCTCTGACGCCAGGCGGTGTTCCCTTTGCGCTGCCGGTCGCCCTTGCCGTGTTCTGCGCCGTCCTGCCCTCGATCGCTCTGGTGGTGGCGGCCGGGCCGCTGTCTCCCATGGCAGGAGAGCGCGGTCGGGGTCGCTGGACGTGGGTCGCCGAGACTGTGGTCATCGGCTTGGCCGCCCTGAGCGTCGTGCTGCTCACCCGGCGCGGTCTCGCCTCGCCGGCCGCGGGCCTCGAGGTCGACCCGCTCACCGCGGCCACCCCGGTCCTCGTGGCGCTTGCCGCCTGCGTGGTGGTGGTCCGGCTGACCCGGTACCCGATCGGGTGGATCGCGGCCGGCTTCCGGCGCGGTCGCGGCCCGGTGGCGTTCCTCGGCGCCTCGACGGCACGCCGGTCGCGGTCAGGACTTCTCTGGCCGGTGTTCACGCTCGTCGCCGGAGTGAGCATCGCGCTCTTCTCGGTGAGCATGCTGGCGACGGCGACAGCCGGAGTGGGGGAGGGTGCGCGGATCCGGGTGGGCGCCGACCTGTCGCTCACTGCCGCATCCACCCTCAGTCAGCGGCAGCTCGACGCGGTCGGCGACCTCCCGGGCGTGCAGCGCACGGCGACGGTGGAGTGGGCCGGCGGGCTGCGCCTGACCGCGGGGGGAGTGTCTTCCGACGTCTCCGGGTACCTCGTGGACCCGAGGAAGCTCGACGCGGTGCAGGCCGACCTTCCGCCGGAAGCGCGGCTCTCCACCGCACTGACGGGCGGCATCCGCGGGCGCACCGCCGCCGCGCTCGGCGGCTGGTCCAGCCAGATCCCGATCACCAGCGCGCTCGTGGTCACCGGCGGCACCAACGTGCACCTCGGCGTCAAGGAGCTCGACTTCGTCCCCGGCGTGTACGTGCGGGATGCGGAATGGGTCTACCTGGACGCCACGGCGCTGCCCGCGTCGAGCGATATCTCGGGACGCCCGCAGACCGTGCTCGTGAAGCTCGCACCGGGGGCGGATGCGGCGCGCGTCCACGCCGAGCTCTCCCGCATCGGCGGCAGGGGAGCGGTGGTCGGAGATGCGATCGCCGAACGCGACGCCCTGCGGTCGTCCCCCTTGGTCGCGGGCACGGAGCTGGTGGCTGCGCTGTCGATCGCGCTGACGGTCCTGCTCTGCGTGGCGGCGCTGCTGCTGACCCTGGTCATCAACACGTCGGCGCGGGTACGTCTCGTCGCGACCCTGCGGACCATCGGGTACAGCTCGCGCCAGACCGCCGGAGTGCTCGCCTGGGAGCTGGGGCCCGTGCTGGTGGTCGGCATCCTCGCCGGCGCGGTCGTCGGGCTGGTGCTGCCCGCGCTCGTCCTGGAACCGCTGGACCTGCGCGGTTTCACCGGCAGCCCCGTCCAGCCGCCGGTCGTCCAGGACCCGCAGCTCGTCGCCGCTGTGCTGGCCGGCTTCGTCGTCGTCGCCACCCTGGCGACGTTCGTCGCCCTCGCGACGGCACGCCGCCATACGGCGGCGGCCGTGCTGAGGAACGGAGGAGGAGAATGA
- a CDS encoding FtsX-like permease family protein, with product MRADDGRLGRVRPFWLLRSQAQRGTLVSTGLVVVVIAFLASVMTGLALRSPDTAVRATLENEPAAATSLALQASQGSDPRVQDAAVRSVVARQFRGVPLQIAQTRFVPTVPVAGGGSSTLLVATDALHERVRLTSGRWPESTSTPAAGETALDAGFARRHRLALGDTVVLSEPDGPVTVTVVGIWRPVAPASPAWLGLASGAAGTDGRAIVSNAVANEAGDGTSVQWVLTPDPARITAAQLPRLHNGLAGVADALSEDPTAAASPFSSSGQALATTTAMERSVVALRAVIPIPLSVLAVCAVIALALLGRLLADARLVETRLLRSRGVTLPRLARAAALESGAVALVAVIVGTAAAQLVLWSLTGGPTAGLPGAMDVLLPPLAALAAAVATATLTAVLSARSLTDAPGAVEAGRGRTAVSAGLAVLALVAAAVALWRFVVFSSSTASGGGGGIDPAGVVAPAAVLCAIALLGLSLFGPAAGAVERLAGRGRGVAGVLPARQVGRGIALFSGPVALIVLTVGVLTFAAGYAGTFSGFLRDSTLLTTGGEVRADLGVGGSPNDGGDLSGADRIRETGITAAPAIVDDATIGDTDASLVVTDTSRLPALVPVGGYLLDTGGLAASLAGGAGLPGADLPADTTSVALRVTAVSGDTAAAGVAAPTEVTVWMATSAGEAVPIIARPATSGDVLIALPKDVGRRLVAVDVTAEAAGATDVTVAVTGLPVASKPAGDWSLGRAAFDSDTPFRAAGAGRATAALLDGKATARFVPDAEPTLRVAVTTALAADDSLRVGQQIDVNSSVGGLTATVARIVPALPGTTAERAVLADYSAVTAQLLRTTPSVSRATSIWATGDDPAAVERAVAGVVGRDAVVTTAEGGFVSRFLSGAVLSTWLGAAGCALLAVAAVAASISSALRRRRGEVVVLRAVGLSAKQQAWTRRAEVIGVSAAAALFGLAGGVVVVLLVGNTLARLSVVTAPSTLSVQGRVDPLGMGIGVLALVAALAVAVWAYGRSVRRQAHDTAYREETR from the coding sequence ATGCGTGCAGACGACGGGCGGCTCGGTCGAGTCCGCCCGTTCTGGCTGCTGCGGAGCCAGGCGCAGCGCGGGACGCTCGTGTCCACCGGGCTCGTGGTCGTGGTGATCGCGTTCCTCGCATCCGTGATGACCGGATTGGCGCTTCGCTCTCCCGATACCGCGGTGCGGGCCACGCTGGAGAACGAGCCGGCAGCGGCGACGTCGCTCGCGCTGCAGGCGTCGCAGGGCTCCGACCCGCGGGTTCAGGATGCGGCGGTCCGGTCCGTGGTGGCGCGGCAGTTCCGCGGTGTGCCTCTGCAGATCGCGCAGACCAGGTTCGTGCCGACCGTCCCCGTGGCCGGCGGCGGCAGCTCGACGCTCCTGGTGGCGACGGATGCGCTGCATGAGCGGGTGCGGCTGACCTCGGGACGCTGGCCCGAATCCACCTCGACCCCGGCCGCGGGTGAGACGGCGCTCGACGCCGGCTTCGCACGTAGGCACCGCCTCGCTCTGGGAGACACGGTCGTCCTCTCCGAGCCGGACGGCCCTGTCACCGTCACGGTGGTGGGCATCTGGCGTCCGGTCGCCCCGGCGTCGCCAGCGTGGCTCGGACTCGCGAGCGGCGCCGCGGGGACCGACGGTCGAGCGATCGTCTCGAATGCCGTGGCGAACGAAGCAGGCGACGGCACCTCGGTGCAGTGGGTGCTGACCCCGGACCCGGCCCGCATCACCGCGGCGCAGCTCCCGCGGCTCCACAACGGTCTCGCCGGCGTCGCGGACGCTCTGAGCGAGGACCCGACCGCGGCCGCCAGCCCGTTCTCGTCGAGCGGTCAGGCGCTCGCGACGACGACGGCGATGGAGCGTTCGGTCGTCGCACTGCGCGCCGTCATCCCCATCCCGCTGAGCGTGCTCGCGGTGTGCGCGGTGATCGCGCTCGCCCTGCTCGGCCGCTTGCTCGCCGACGCGCGCCTGGTCGAGACCCGCCTGCTCCGATCGCGCGGGGTGACGCTTCCGCGGCTCGCCCGCGCTGCGGCATTGGAGTCCGGCGCGGTCGCTCTGGTCGCGGTGATCGTCGGCACCGCTGCCGCGCAGCTCGTCCTCTGGTCGCTCACCGGCGGCCCCACCGCCGGTCTTCCCGGAGCGATGGATGTGCTGCTCCCGCCGCTCGCCGCACTCGCCGCCGCGGTGGCCACCGCCACACTGACGGCCGTGCTGTCGGCGCGTTCCCTCACCGACGCTCCGGGGGCCGTCGAGGCGGGTCGCGGCCGGACGGCCGTCTCAGCGGGTCTCGCGGTGCTGGCGCTCGTCGCCGCGGCGGTGGCTCTGTGGCGGTTCGTGGTGTTCAGCTCCTCGACCGCCTCGGGAGGCGGGGGCGGGATCGATCCGGCCGGTGTCGTTGCCCCGGCGGCGGTTCTCTGCGCGATCGCGCTGCTCGGGCTGTCGCTCTTCGGTCCGGCCGCGGGAGCCGTCGAACGGCTCGCCGGCCGTGGACGCGGCGTCGCGGGGGTGCTCCCCGCCCGCCAGGTGGGCCGCGGGATCGCGCTGTTCTCCGGCCCGGTCGCCCTCATCGTCCTCACGGTGGGTGTGCTGACGTTCGCGGCGGGATACGCGGGCACTTTCTCGGGCTTTCTGCGCGACTCCACCCTGCTCACGACCGGGGGAGAGGTGCGGGCCGACCTCGGCGTCGGCGGCAGCCCCAACGACGGCGGCGATCTGTCGGGCGCGGATCGCATCCGGGAGACCGGCATCACCGCGGCGCCCGCCATCGTCGACGACGCCACCATCGGCGACACGGACGCCTCCCTGGTCGTCACGGACACCAGCCGCCTTCCTGCGCTGGTTCCCGTGGGCGGATACCTGCTCGACACCGGTGGCCTTGCCGCATCCCTCGCCGGCGGGGCGGGACTGCCCGGTGCCGATCTTCCGGCCGATACGACGTCGGTGGCGTTGCGGGTGACGGCCGTCTCGGGGGACACCGCGGCAGCCGGCGTCGCGGCGCCGACGGAGGTGACGGTGTGGATGGCGACGAGCGCCGGTGAGGCCGTCCCGATCATCGCGCGACCGGCGACATCCGGTGACGTGCTCATCGCTCTGCCCAAGGATGTCGGCCGACGTCTCGTCGCCGTCGACGTCACAGCCGAGGCCGCCGGCGCGACCGACGTGACGGTCGCGGTGACAGGACTGCCCGTCGCCTCGAAGCCCGCGGGAGACTGGTCGCTTGGGCGAGCCGCGTTCGACTCCGACACGCCGTTCCGTGCTGCGGGGGCCGGGCGCGCAACCGCCGCACTGCTGGACGGAAAGGCGACCGCGCGTTTCGTGCCGGACGCCGAGCCGACGCTGCGCGTCGCCGTCACGACGGCTCTCGCCGCCGACGACTCCCTTCGGGTGGGGCAGCAGATCGACGTGAACAGCTCGGTCGGGGGACTGACCGCGACCGTGGCGCGCATCGTCCCGGCGCTGCCCGGGACGACCGCGGAGCGCGCCGTCCTCGCCGACTACTCCGCGGTGACCGCGCAGCTGCTCCGCACGACGCCGTCGGTATCGCGCGCGACCTCGATCTGGGCCACCGGAGACGACCCGGCAGCGGTGGAGCGCGCCGTCGCGGGCGTCGTCGGACGCGACGCGGTCGTCACCACCGCCGAGGGCGGTTTCGTGTCGCGCTTCCTCAGCGGCGCCGTGCTGAGCACCTGGCTGGGCGCGGCCGGCTGCGCGCTGCTGGCCGTCGCCGCGGTGGCCGCCTCGATCTCCTCGGCGCTGCGCCGCCGCCGTGGCGAGGTCGTCGTGCTGCGTGCGGTCGGCCTGTCGGCGAAGCAGCAGGCGTGGACGCGACGGGCCGAGGTGATCGGCGTCTCCGCGGCAGCAGCTTTGTTCGGCCTGGCCGGCGGCGTGGTCGTCGTGCTGCTCGTCGGCAACACGCTCGCGCGGCTCTCGGTCGTGACGGCGCCGTCGACGCTGTCCGTGCAGGGCCGGGTGGATCCGCTCGGCATGGGGATCGGCGTCCTCGCGCTGGTCGCCGCCCTCGCCGTCGCCGTCTGGGCGTACGGGCGGTCTGTGCGGCGTCAAGCTCACGACACGGCCTACCGGGAGGAGACACGGTGA
- a CDS encoding MBL fold metallo-hydrolase — protein MELAPGLRRIGNDIIAVHLIVTDEGMTLIDTGLPGHYADLTRELAALGRPLSDIKGIVLTHGDSDHTGFAERLRSELGIPVYVGSGDAARAMGEKPPSPPKDRRRIGPVIGFFAYSIRKGGVKMPPVKEVVAVNDGDVLPLPGAPEIIGMPGHSPGSVAIHVPAVRAVFVGDELTTRSVLTGETGPQPAPFTDDQAGSSASLEKLAGLDVDFVIPGHGPAWTQGAPALIAAYREAEAARR, from the coding sequence ATGGAACTCGCACCGGGACTTCGCCGCATCGGCAACGACATCATCGCCGTGCACCTCATCGTCACCGACGAGGGGATGACCCTCATCGACACGGGCCTGCCGGGACACTACGCCGACCTGACCCGGGAGCTGGCGGCACTCGGGCGGCCGCTCAGCGACATCAAGGGCATCGTGCTCACCCACGGCGACAGCGACCACACCGGCTTCGCCGAGCGCCTGCGGTCGGAGCTCGGCATCCCGGTGTACGTGGGCTCCGGTGACGCGGCGCGGGCCATGGGGGAGAAGCCCCCGTCGCCGCCCAAGGACCGGCGCCGGATCGGCCCGGTGATCGGTTTCTTCGCCTACTCGATCCGCAAGGGCGGCGTGAAGATGCCGCCGGTCAAGGAGGTCGTGGCGGTGAACGACGGGGATGTGCTCCCTCTGCCGGGAGCGCCCGAGATCATCGGGATGCCCGGTCATTCGCCGGGCAGTGTGGCCATCCACGTGCCCGCCGTCCGGGCGGTGTTCGTGGGCGACGAGCTGACCACCCGCAGCGTTCTCACCGGCGAGACCGGCCCCCAGCCGGCGCCGTTCACGGACGACCAGGCGGGGTCGTCGGCGTCGCTGGAGAAGCTGGCCGGGCTGGATGTCGACTTCGTCATCCCGGGGCACGGCCCGGCGTGGACGCAGGGCGCGCCGGCGCTAATCGCGGCGTACCGGGAGGCGGAGGCAGCGCGCCGGTGA
- a CDS encoding TetR/AcrR family transcriptional regulator, producing MPTPDKTSRDAIVAAGRELLETGGLDGLTMQAVAERVGVRAPSLYKRVRDRRELLALVVAATLDDLTARLEDTRGEPDPARRLAAQADALRDFAHERPAGFGLVFAVHSAPRPDPDAVARSATPLLDAVTELAGPDHALDAARLLTAWANGFITMELGGLFGLGGDVDEAWRWGLERIISAVTR from the coding sequence ATGCCGACCCCCGATAAGACCTCCCGCGATGCGATCGTCGCCGCAGGGCGCGAGCTCCTCGAGACCGGCGGCCTCGACGGCCTGACCATGCAGGCGGTCGCCGAGCGTGTGGGAGTGCGGGCGCCATCCCTCTACAAGAGGGTGCGCGACCGTCGTGAGCTTCTGGCGCTCGTCGTCGCCGCGACCCTGGACGACCTGACCGCGCGCCTCGAAGACACGCGTGGCGAGCCGGACCCGGCACGTCGGCTCGCGGCGCAGGCGGATGCGCTCCGCGATTTCGCGCACGAGCGTCCGGCCGGCTTCGGACTGGTCTTCGCCGTGCACAGCGCACCCCGACCGGACCCGGACGCCGTCGCGCGCAGCGCCACTCCCCTGCTCGACGCCGTCACCGAGCTGGCCGGTCCGGATCACGCCCTGGACGCGGCCCGCCTGCTCACCGCGTGGGCCAACGGGTTCATCACCATGGAACTCGGCGGGCTGTTCGGCCTCGGCGGCGACGTCGACGAGGCCTGGCGTTGGGGCCTCGAACGCATCATCTCCGCCGTCACCCGCTGA
- a CDS encoding GNAT family N-acetyltransferase encodes MGEIEIRAANPDEWEAVGGLRWDSVTEFGGEALDSREEFAARFAEWAAQHRDRHECLVAVADGAVVGMMWLARVDRVPSARAFDRSSGDLQCAYVVPELRNAGVGGRLIDAVVERARELGLERVTVHSSPRAVPVYERHGFAAEGRLLHVYVVHPEAPPARR; translated from the coding sequence ATGGGAGAGATCGAGATCCGGGCGGCGAACCCGGACGAGTGGGAGGCCGTCGGCGGTCTGCGATGGGATTCGGTCACCGAGTTCGGGGGAGAAGCGCTCGACTCGCGGGAGGAGTTCGCCGCGCGTTTCGCGGAGTGGGCGGCACAGCACCGTGACCGCCACGAGTGCCTGGTGGCCGTGGCGGATGGCGCGGTGGTCGGGATGATGTGGCTGGCTCGCGTCGACCGGGTGCCGAGCGCGCGGGCGTTCGACCGGTCGTCGGGCGACCTGCAATGCGCGTACGTCGTGCCGGAGCTGCGCAACGCCGGCGTCGGCGGACGGCTGATCGACGCGGTCGTCGAGAGGGCCCGCGAGCTCGGTTTGGAGCGCGTGACCGTGCACTCCAGTCCGCGTGCGGTGCCCGTCTACGAGCGGCACGGATTCGCCGCCGAGGGGCGGTTGCTCCATGTCTACGTCGTCCATCCCGAGGCGCCGCCTGCACGCCGCTGA
- a CDS encoding Ig-like domain-containing protein, producing MNALNRGNGRTLIAAAAFALATAGLTFGIAGAANAATGHNNTGITNLQVTPNSPATDFSVIGTAGTLSFNSGDGTPAGSVTVDVGDAETWVLRLPEGLKFATTACDSFRTISSTLEGTCAISNDGGTVTRTRTALKSFSAQRDGSQWTDTYAVVSTGLVVGTASATYSPLPGVTTAAGAAAVIPVGSVAPLVVSGAGQADGSGSVPLTGTAEPGAAVTVKDAAGDLVGTKIAGVDGAWSVPVPRGTSSPLSITQTVGALTGTPVTFDVAPLPVWPGLAAAGALLVAGFGGNRLIRRTRKTTHA from the coding sequence ATGAACGCTTTGAACCGCGGCAACGGCCGCACGTTGATCGCTGCAGCCGCATTCGCGCTCGCAACCGCGGGACTCACTTTTGGCATCGCTGGCGCGGCAAATGCAGCCACCGGCCACAACAACACAGGCATTACCAACCTGCAGGTCACCCCGAATTCACCGGCGACAGACTTCTCGGTCATCGGCACCGCCGGGACACTCAGCTTCAACTCTGGTGACGGGACGCCGGCAGGGTCCGTCACGGTAGACGTGGGAGACGCGGAGACGTGGGTGTTGAGGCTGCCTGAGGGCCTGAAGTTCGCGACGACCGCTTGCGACAGCTTCAGAACGATCTCCTCCACTCTCGAAGGTACCTGCGCCATCTCGAACGACGGCGGAACAGTGACGCGCACGCGCACGGCTCTCAAGTCGTTTTCCGCCCAGCGCGACGGCTCGCAGTGGACGGACACCTACGCCGTCGTGTCCACGGGCCTCGTCGTCGGAACCGCTTCCGCTACTTACTCGCCGCTGCCCGGTGTCACCACTGCGGCCGGCGCTGCAGCGGTAATCCCGGTCGGTTCTGTTGCGCCGCTGGTCGTGTCGGGTGCGGGTCAGGCGGATGGTTCGGGGAGCGTGCCGCTGACGGGTACTGCGGAGCCGGGTGCGGCCGTGACCGTCAAGGATGCGGCCGGCGATCTGGTGGGCACCAAGATCGCCGGCGTCGATGGTGCCTGGTCGGTGCCGGTCCCGAGGGGCACTTCTTCGCCCCTGTCGATCACGCAGACCGTCGGCGCTCTCACCGGTACGCCGGTGACTTTCGACGTGGCCCCGCTGCCGGTGTGGCCCGGTCTTGCTGCAGCTGGTGCGCTCCTGGTCGCCGGCTTCGGAGGAAACCGACTGATCCGCCGAACGCGCAAAACCACCCACGCCTGA